A genomic segment from Janthinobacterium sp. 64 encodes:
- a CDS encoding oxidoreductase, protein MKNNKIALVTGASSGIGAATARRLAQAGYTVYGTSRRGAQLPGQQYAMLALDVTSEESVAAFVAEVIQREGRIDLLVNNAGFGVAPAGAEESSIAQAQAIFDTNFYGVLRMTLAVLPHMRAQGGGRILNIGSVVGFLPMPYGALYSATKHAIEGYTESLDHEVRGWGIRASVIEPAYTKTTFEANLLAPDTPLSAYRQVSAAVTRRLQALMAGADDPAIVADTVLAAAQASRPKLRYTAGPLAARLRLMRRFLPAALLDAGLRKDLRLA, encoded by the coding sequence ATGAAGAACAACAAGATTGCCCTGGTCACCGGCGCCTCGTCCGGCATCGGCGCGGCCACGGCCCGGCGCCTGGCGCAAGCGGGCTACACGGTGTACGGCACCAGCCGCCGCGGCGCGCAGCTCCCAGGCCAGCAATACGCCATGCTGGCGCTCGACGTCACCAGCGAGGAGTCCGTCGCTGCCTTTGTAGCAGAGGTGATACAGCGCGAGGGCCGCATCGACCTGCTGGTGAATAACGCCGGTTTCGGCGTGGCCCCGGCCGGCGCCGAAGAAAGTTCCATCGCGCAGGCGCAAGCCATCTTCGACACGAATTTCTATGGCGTGCTGCGCATGACCCTGGCCGTGCTGCCGCACATGCGGGCCCAGGGTGGCGGACGCATCCTCAATATCGGTTCCGTCGTGGGCTTCTTGCCCATGCCTTACGGCGCGCTGTATTCCGCCACCAAGCACGCGATCGAGGGCTACACTGAATCGCTCGACCATGAAGTGCGCGGCTGGGGCATCCGCGCCAGCGTCATCGAGCCGGCCTATACGAAAACCACGTTCGAAGCCAACCTGCTGGCGCCCGATACGCCGCTGTCCGCCTACCGGCAAGTGAGCGCGGCCGTCACCAGGCGGCTGCAAGCGCTGATGGCCGGTGCCGATGACCCGGCCATCGTGGCCGACACGGTATTGGCGGCGGCGCAGGCAAGCCGGCCGAAATTGCGCTACACGGCCGGTCCGCTGGCGGCGCGCCTGCGCCTGATGCGCCGTTTCCTGCCCGCCGCGCTGCTGGACGCAGGCTTGCGCAAGGATCTGCGCCTGGCGTGA
- a CDS encoding LysR family transcriptional regulator, which translates to MDRVQAMQVFLRVVESKSFVRAAETLGLPASSVTGIIKRLEKHLQTRLLNRSTRNLSLTPEGERYFHRCREILDLIADTEAGLQGSSERPQGRLRVDMPGGIAHAVILPQLAQFQRRYPDIYLMIRVNDRQVDLIQEGVDCVIRTGSLEDSTLVARRLGELRWITCAAPSYLAEHGVPASLADLPGHRAVHYFSSTPRRGSELHFIDAGVNVAVPLPGTVAVNETGLYIELGLAGHGLMQLAEILISGQLQAGELVEVLADKRPAPVPVSLLYPHQRFLSPAMRAFTDWTAGLF; encoded by the coding sequence ATGGACCGCGTACAAGCAATGCAGGTATTTCTCCGCGTGGTCGAGAGCAAGAGTTTCGTGCGCGCGGCAGAAACCCTGGGCTTGCCCGCGTCATCGGTCACGGGCATCATCAAGCGGCTGGAAAAGCACTTGCAGACGCGCCTGCTCAACCGTTCCACCAGAAACCTCAGCCTGACACCGGAAGGCGAGCGCTACTTTCACCGTTGCCGCGAGATCCTCGACCTGATCGCCGACACCGAAGCGGGCCTGCAAGGCTCCAGCGAGCGCCCGCAGGGACGCTTGCGCGTCGATATGCCTGGCGGCATCGCCCATGCCGTGATCCTGCCCCAGCTGGCGCAATTCCAGCGGCGCTACCCGGACATCTACCTGATGATCAGGGTCAATGACCGCCAGGTGGACTTGATACAGGAAGGCGTCGATTGCGTCATCCGCACCGGCAGCCTGGAAGACTCGACGCTGGTCGCGCGCCGCCTGGGCGAGCTGCGCTGGATCACCTGTGCGGCGCCGTCCTACCTGGCCGAACACGGCGTTCCCGCAAGCCTCGCTGATTTGCCGGGACACCGTGCCGTCCACTACTTTTCCAGCACGCCGCGGCGCGGCAGCGAGCTGCATTTCATCGACGCGGGCGTCAACGTCGCCGTGCCCCTCCCCGGCACGGTCGCCGTCAACGAGACGGGGCTGTACATCGAGCTGGGCCTGGCCGGCCACGGCTTGATGCAGCTGGCCGAGATCCTCATAAGCGGCCAGCTGCAGGCCGGGGAACTGGTCGAGGTGCTGGCCGACAAGCGGCCGGCGCCCGTGCCCGTATCGCTGCTCTACCCGCATCAGCGCTTTCTCTCGCCGGCGATGCGGGCGTTCACCGACTGGACGGCCGGGCTGTTCTGA
- a CDS encoding cytochrome c/FTR1 family iron permease, with protein sequence MFIKIRKWLVCYPLVAATLSLSMLLAGGAHAQATDPGAGAKQLWQLIDYVAVDYSGAVEHGKVVSEAEYAEMLDFTDNATTQIAALPAHASQAAIAAAIADLRQAVVAKADGVEVKRLAHHANGLLIAAYPIPVAPKVLPNLMRGAALYAAQCASCHGVAGGGDGPLAASLEPKPIAFTDGERAQSRSLMALYQVISQGVAGTSMASFGQLSENERWDLAFFVGGMSHDAAARTHGEKLWQDDPRAKKLYADLAAVTTVTQEAAAAKLGADEAKALTAYLRSHADKAEAHKPTGLALSRLRLAESLAAVHAGDRAGATRLGLSAYLDGFEPIEPMVGARNKSLLLAVENAMLAYRSAVAKGTVADADAAGEKLQQLFTHVEAELGDAKAEPMTTFIGALTILLREGVEALLIVIGIIAFLRKAKRKDVLAYVHAGWASALVAGGLTWVAATYLVTISGASREVSEGLGSVFAALVLLSVGLWMHQKSSAGRWQEYLHEKLTAAMTRRSAWGLFALAFIAVYREVFETVLFYSALAADGNGGALLGGFLVAIVLLVVIAWALLRTSARMPIGKFFSWTSAFVAVLAVILMGKGVAALQEAGWVGVTPVDFMRIDLLGILPTLETLLAQAAIVAIIVIGYGWNRVSAGKHKPA encoded by the coding sequence ATGTTCATTAAAATACGAAAATGGCTCGTTTGCTACCCGCTCGTGGCAGCAACCCTCAGCCTCAGCATGCTGCTGGCCGGTGGCGCGCACGCGCAAGCGACCGATCCTGGCGCCGGCGCCAAGCAATTGTGGCAATTGATTGATTATGTGGCCGTCGATTACAGCGGCGCCGTCGAGCACGGCAAGGTGGTCAGCGAAGCGGAATACGCCGAAATGCTCGACTTTACGGACAACGCGACGACACAGATCGCCGCCCTGCCCGCCCACGCCTCGCAAGCGGCCATCGCCGCCGCCATCGCCGACCTGCGCCAAGCCGTCGTGGCCAAGGCGGACGGCGTGGAAGTCAAGCGCCTGGCGCACCATGCGAACGGCTTGCTGATCGCCGCCTACCCGATACCCGTGGCGCCGAAAGTGCTGCCGAACCTGATGCGCGGCGCGGCCCTGTATGCGGCCCAGTGCGCTTCATGCCACGGCGTGGCCGGCGGCGGCGATGGTCCGCTGGCGGCCAGCCTGGAACCAAAACCGATCGCCTTTACGGATGGCGAGCGGGCGCAGTCGCGCAGCCTGATGGCGCTGTACCAGGTCATTTCGCAAGGCGTGGCGGGCACGTCGATGGCCAGTTTCGGCCAGCTGTCCGAGAACGAGCGCTGGGACTTGGCCTTCTTTGTGGGCGGCATGTCGCACGACGCGGCGGCGCGCACGCACGGCGAAAAGCTGTGGCAGGACGATCCACGGGCCAAGAAACTGTACGCGGACCTGGCCGCCGTGACGACCGTGACGCAGGAAGCGGCGGCCGCCAAGCTGGGCGCGGACGAGGCCAAAGCGCTGACGGCGTACTTGCGCAGCCATGCCGACAAGGCCGAGGCGCACAAGCCCACGGGCCTGGCCCTGTCGCGCCTGCGCCTGGCCGAAAGCCTGGCCGCCGTGCACGCGGGCGACCGCGCGGGCGCCACGCGCCTGGGCCTGTCGGCCTACCTGGACGGTTTCGAGCCGATCGAGCCGATGGTCGGCGCGCGCAACAAGTCCTTGCTGCTGGCCGTGGAAAACGCCATGCTGGCCTACCGTTCCGCCGTGGCCAAGGGCACGGTGGCCGACGCCGACGCGGCCGGTGAAAAGCTGCAGCAACTGTTTACCCATGTGGAAGCGGAACTGGGCGACGCCAAGGCCGAGCCGATGACGACCTTTATCGGCGCCCTGACGATCTTGCTGCGCGAAGGCGTGGAAGCGCTGCTGATCGTGATCGGCATCATCGCCTTCCTGCGCAAGGCCAAGCGCAAGGACGTGCTGGCCTACGTGCATGCGGGCTGGGCCAGCGCGCTGGTGGCGGGCGGCCTGACGTGGGTAGCGGCAACGTACCTGGTGACCATCAGCGGCGCCAGCCGGGAAGTGAGCGAAGGACTCGGCTCCGTGTTCGCCGCCCTCGTCCTGCTCAGCGTGGGCTTGTGGATGCACCAGAAGAGCAGCGCCGGACGCTGGCAGGAATACCTGCACGAGAAACTCACGGCGGCCATGACGCGGCGCTCCGCCTGGGGCCTGTTCGCCCTGGCCTTCATCGCCGTCTACCGCGAAGTGTTTGAAACCGTGCTGTTCTATTCCGCCCTGGCGGCGGACGGCAATGGCGGCGCCCTGCTGGGCGGCTTCCTGGTGGCCATCGTGCTGCTGGTCGTGATCGCCTGGGCCTTGCTGCGCACGAGCGCCCGCATGCCGATTGGCAAGTTCTTCTCGTGGACGTCCGCTTTCGTGGCCGTGCTGGCCGTGATCTTGATGGGCAAAGGCGTGGCCGCGCTGCAGGAAGCGGGCTGGGTAGGCGTCACTCCCGTCGACTTCATGCGCATCGACCTGCTGGGCATCCTGCCAACCCTGGAAACCCTGCTGGCGCAGGCAGCGATCGTGGCCATCATCGTCATCGGCTACGGCTGGAACCGCGTTTCCGCAGGCAAGCACAAGCCGGCCTGA
- a CDS encoding TIGR04063 family PEP-CTERM/XrtA system glycosyltransferase, which yields MRILHILDHSLPLHSGYTFRTLAILRQQRMLGWHTTQLTSAKQGPSDSAQQLVDGWHFYRTAPNARWWARLPVLRQVAVIIGLAVRLRQLAQRLKPDILHAHSPALNAIAALNAGRALGIPVVYEVRAFWEDAAADHGSSRPGGLRYRLTQALETYALRRADAVTTICDGLRRELCARGVPAHKITVIPNAVDAGAFCVTAPGDLWLAHKLGLHGHLVIGFIGSFYAYEGLALLLRAMPRLLAAQPALRLLLAGGGPQDAALRALAAQLGLEHAVVFAGRVPHAQVAAYYQLVDICVYPRLPMRLTELVTPLKPLEAMAQGRLVVASDVGGHRELVEHGKTGMLFRAGDAEALAQAVLNLLLAPDSWPALRRQARAFVETERNWGASVGRYAPVYARVAAARRPAGGAP from the coding sequence ATGCGCATCCTGCACATCCTCGACCACTCGCTGCCCCTGCACAGCGGCTACACGTTTCGCACGCTGGCCATCCTGCGCCAGCAGCGGATGCTGGGCTGGCACACGACGCAACTCACCAGTGCCAAGCAGGGGCCGTCCGACAGCGCGCAGCAGCTGGTCGACGGCTGGCATTTCTACCGCACGGCGCCGAATGCACGCTGGTGGGCGCGCCTGCCCGTGCTGCGGCAAGTGGCCGTCATCATCGGCCTGGCCGTACGCCTGCGCCAGCTGGCGCAACGTCTCAAGCCCGACATCCTGCATGCGCATTCGCCCGCCCTGAATGCCATCGCCGCCCTCAATGCGGGCCGCGCGCTGGGCATCCCCGTCGTCTATGAAGTGCGCGCCTTCTGGGAAGACGCGGCCGCCGACCATGGCAGCAGCCGGCCCGGCGGCTTGCGCTACCGGCTCACGCAGGCGCTGGAAACCTATGCGCTGCGCCGCGCCGACGCCGTCACCACCATCTGCGACGGTTTGCGCCGCGAGCTGTGCGCGCGCGGCGTGCCCGCGCATAAAATCACGGTGATCCCGAACGCCGTCGATGCGGGCGCCTTTTGCGTCACGGCGCCCGGCGACCTGTGGCTGGCGCATAAACTGGGCCTGCATGGTCACCTGGTTATCGGCTTCATCGGCTCGTTCTATGCCTACGAGGGACTGGCCCTGCTGCTGCGCGCCATGCCGCGCCTGCTGGCGGCGCAGCCGGCATTGCGGCTGCTGCTGGCCGGCGGCGGGCCGCAGGACGCGGCGCTGCGCGCGCTGGCGGCGCAACTGGGCCTGGAACACGCCGTGGTCTTCGCGGGCAGGGTGCCGCATGCGCAGGTGGCCGCGTATTATCAGCTGGTCGACATCTGCGTGTATCCGCGCCTGCCCATGCGCCTGACGGAGCTGGTGACGCCCTTGAAACCGCTGGAGGCGATGGCGCAGGGCCGCCTCGTGGTGGCGTCCGACGTGGGCGGCCACCGCGAACTGGTCGAACATGGCAAGACGGGCATGCTGTTTCGCGCCGGTGACGCCGAGGCGCTGGCACAGGCGGTATTGAACCTGCTGCTGGCGCCCGACAGCTGGCCGGCGCTGCGGCGCCAGGCGCGCGCGTTTGTCGAGACGGAGCGCAACTGGGGCGCCAGCGTGGGCCGCTATGCGCCCGTGTATGCGCGCGTGGCCGCGGCGCGCAGGCCGGCGGGAGGCGCGCCATGA
- a CDS encoding glycosyltransferase: MIFTGLRIALVGPLPPPAGGMANQTAQLARKLREDGAQVQLLAVNGPVLPPWLARIRYLRAALRLPVHLWRLWRTANTVDLFHIMANSGWSWHLYAAPALWIASLKGKPALLNYRGGEAAAFFARSPRLVALSLRHASAIVVPSAYLAGIFEQYGHTAHIVPNVVDLQRFTRAAPRATGDAGPCILVARHLEPLYDNASAVRAFAIVREAFPAARLVLAGGGPQRAALARLARSLGVTDAVRFAGPVDNAAMPALYQASDIVLNPSLADNMPNSVLEALACGVPVVSTNVGGIPALLQDGVTALLVPPGDPAAMAQAILALLRDPTRAQTLADAGLAHAATFGWPDVAPRLAAHYLRIRAAPRPGAYTRCVARWLFPLHEWLKGHHSARLLRRMERSQWWSAQQLQEWQLARLRALLRHAGDHVPYYRALFSRSGFDPEQVRQLADLSRLPLLRKRDIASARDSFKSARAVGLRPFATGGSSGEPLQFFLGRRRVSHDIAAKWRATRWWGVDIGDREAVLWGSPIELQAQDRLRRLRDALLRTTLLPAFAMSPARLDGYVQLLRRWRPRMLFGYPSALCRIASHAGARDLPLDGLGVKVAFVTAERLYDEQRAQIAAAFGCPVANGYGGRDAGFIAHECPNGGMHITAEDIIVEIVDGQGQPLPFGATGEIVVTHLATQDYPFIRYATGDVGALGTQPCACGRGLPLLHKIEGRSTDFLTAVDGTVMHGLALVYIVRELPQVRSFKIIQESLLRTRVLLVCVARLDDATRSAIVTGFQARLGAQVDIAIEEVDEIAAEASGKYRYVVSEVA; the protein is encoded by the coding sequence ATGATCTTCACGGGCTTGCGCATCGCGCTGGTCGGCCCGCTGCCGCCGCCGGCCGGCGGCATGGCGAACCAGACGGCGCAACTGGCGCGCAAGCTGCGCGAGGACGGCGCGCAAGTGCAGCTGCTGGCCGTCAACGGCCCCGTGCTGCCGCCCTGGCTGGCGCGCATCCGCTACCTGCGCGCGGCGCTGCGGCTGCCCGTGCACTTGTGGCGCCTGTGGCGCACGGCCAATACGGTGGACCTGTTCCACATCATGGCCAATTCCGGCTGGTCCTGGCATCTGTACGCGGCGCCGGCATTGTGGATCGCCAGCCTGAAAGGCAAGCCGGCCCTGCTCAACTACCGGGGCGGCGAAGCGGCCGCTTTTTTTGCCCGGTCGCCGCGCCTGGTGGCATTGAGCCTGCGCCACGCCAGCGCCATCGTCGTGCCCTCGGCCTACCTGGCCGGCATTTTTGAACAATATGGCCATACGGCCCACATCGTGCCGAACGTGGTGGACTTGCAGCGTTTTACACGGGCTGCGCCGCGTGCGACTGGCGATGCTGGCCCGTGCATCCTCGTGGCGCGCCACCTGGAACCGCTGTACGACAATGCCAGCGCCGTGCGCGCCTTTGCCATCGTGCGCGAGGCTTTTCCTGCGGCGCGCCTGGTGCTGGCCGGCGGCGGACCGCAGCGCGCGGCGCTGGCGCGCCTGGCCAGGTCGCTCGGCGTGACCGACGCCGTGCGCTTCGCCGGCCCCGTCGACAATGCCGCCATGCCGGCCCTGTACCAGGCCAGCGACATCGTCCTCAATCCCAGCCTGGCCGACAACATGCCCAATTCCGTGCTCGAAGCGCTGGCCTGCGGCGTGCCCGTCGTCAGCACCAACGTGGGCGGCATCCCGGCCCTGCTGCAGGACGGCGTGACGGCGCTGCTGGTGCCGCCCGGCGATCCGGCCGCCATGGCGCAGGCCATCCTGGCCCTGCTGCGCGACCCGACCCGCGCGCAAACGCTGGCAGACGCGGGCCTGGCGCACGCCGCCACCTTCGGCTGGCCCGACGTCGCGCCCAGGCTGGCCGCCCACTACCTCCGCATCCGCGCCGCGCCGCGCCCCGGCGCCTACACGCGCTGCGTGGCCCGCTGGCTGTTTCCCCTGCATGAATGGCTCAAGGGCCACCACAGCGCGCGCCTGCTGCGCCGGATGGAACGCTCGCAGTGGTGGAGCGCGCAGCAGCTGCAGGAATGGCAGCTGGCGCGCCTGCGCGCACTGCTGCGCCACGCGGGCGATCACGTGCCCTACTACCGCGCGCTGTTTTCCCGCAGCGGTTTCGACCCCGAGCAAGTCAGGCAACTGGCCGATTTATCGCGCCTGCCGCTGCTGAGGAAGCGCGACATCGCTAGCGCGCGCGACAGCTTCAAGTCGGCCCGCGCCGTGGGCCTGCGCCCGTTCGCCACGGGCGGCTCCAGCGGCGAGCCGCTGCAGTTTTTCCTGGGGCGGCGCAGGGTCAGCCACGACATCGCCGCCAAGTGGCGCGCCACGCGCTGGTGGGGCGTCGATATCGGCGACCGCGAAGCCGTCTTGTGGGGTTCGCCCATCGAGCTGCAGGCGCAAGACCGCCTGCGCCGCCTGCGCGATGCGCTGCTGCGCACCACCCTGCTGCCCGCGTTTGCCATGTCGCCCGCGCGCCTCGATGGCTACGTGCAGCTACTGCGCCGCTGGCGCCCGCGCATGCTGTTCGGCTACCCGTCGGCCCTGTGCCGCATCGCCAGCCACGCCGGCGCGCGCGACTTGCCGCTCGACGGCCTGGGCGTGAAAGTGGCGTTCGTCACGGCCGAGCGCCTGTACGACGAGCAGCGCGCGCAGATCGCCGCCGCCTTCGGCTGCCCCGTGGCCAACGGCTACGGCGGGCGCGACGCGGGTTTCATCGCCCACGAATGCCCGAACGGCGGCATGCACATCACGGCCGAAGACATCATCGTGGAAATTGTCGATGGCCAGGGCCAGCCGCTGCCCTTTGGTGCCACGGGCGAGATCGTCGTCACCCATCTGGCCACGCAGGACTACCCCTTCATTCGCTACGCCACGGGCGACGTGGGCGCGCTGGGCACGCAGCCTTGCGCCTGCGGACGCGGTTTGCCCCTGCTGCACAAGATCGAAGGGCGCAGCACGGATTTCCTCACGGCCGTCGACGGCACCGTCATGCACGGCCTGGCCCTCGTCTACATCGTGCGCGAACTGCCGCAGGTGCGCAGTTTTAAGATCATCCAGGAAAGCCTGCTGCGCACGCGCGTGCTGCTCGTCTGCGTGGCGCGCCTCGATGACGCCACGCGCAGCGCCATCGTGACCGGTTTTCAGGCACGGCTGGGTGCGCAGGTGGACATCGCCATCGAAGAAGTCGACGAGATCGCGGCGGAAGCGTCGGGCAAGTACCGCTATGTGGTGAGCGAGGTGGCGTAG
- a CDS encoding zinc-dependent alcohol dehydrogenase — MPTTMQAAVVEQLGQPLVLREVPVPVPGPGQILVKTEACGVCHTDLHAASGDWPVKPAPPFIPGHEGIGLVVAMGTGVTEVQLGDRVGVPWLYSACGHCEHCLAAWETVCAEAQFGGYTKNGGFAEYILADPRYVAHIPAGLSAVQAAPIICAGVTSYKGIKETGARPGQWLAVSGIGGLGHLAIEYAVAMGLRVAAVDIDEGKLEHARALGAEVTINARQGDPVAALREATGGGAHGVLITAPSIDAFQQGVAMTRKRGTCVLVGLPPGDFPTPLFDVVANCVTIRGSFVGTRQDMAEALAFAATGKVKAGIELQPLSAINEIFHRLEHGKVASRVVLDFSGN, encoded by the coding sequence ATCCCCACTACCATGCAAGCCGCCGTCGTCGAACAACTGGGCCAGCCCCTGGTGCTGCGCGAGGTACCCGTGCCGGTGCCCGGTCCCGGCCAGATCCTCGTCAAGACGGAAGCTTGCGGCGTGTGCCACACGGACTTGCATGCGGCGAGCGGCGACTGGCCCGTCAAGCCTGCACCGCCGTTCATTCCCGGCCACGAAGGCATCGGGCTGGTGGTGGCCATGGGCACGGGCGTGACCGAAGTACAGCTGGGCGACCGGGTCGGCGTGCCCTGGCTCTACTCGGCTTGCGGCCATTGCGAACATTGCCTGGCAGCCTGGGAAACCGTATGCGCCGAGGCGCAGTTCGGCGGCTACACCAAGAATGGCGGCTTTGCCGAATACATCCTGGCCGACCCGCGCTACGTCGCGCATATCCCGGCCGGTCTTTCCGCCGTGCAGGCTGCACCCATCATCTGCGCCGGCGTGACCAGCTACAAGGGCATCAAGGAAACGGGCGCGCGGCCGGGCCAGTGGCTGGCCGTGTCCGGCATCGGCGGCCTGGGCCACCTGGCCATCGAATATGCGGTGGCCATGGGCTTGCGCGTGGCGGCCGTCGACATCGATGAAGGCAAGCTGGAGCATGCGCGCGCCCTCGGTGCCGAAGTGACCATCAATGCGCGCCAGGGCGACCCCGTGGCGGCCCTGCGCGAAGCGACCGGGGGCGGCGCGCACGGCGTGCTGATCACGGCGCCGTCGATCGATGCTTTCCAACAAGGCGTGGCGATGACGCGCAAGCGCGGCACCTGCGTGCTGGTCGGCTTGCCGCCGGGCGACTTCCCGACGCCGCTGTTCGACGTCGTTGCCAATTGCGTCACGATACGCGGCTCTTTCGTGGGCACGCGCCAGGACATGGCCGAGGCGCTCGCCTTTGCCGCCACCGGCAAGGTCAAGGCCGGGATCGAATTGCAGCCGCTGTCGGCCATCAATGAGATCTTCCACCGCCTGGAGCATGGCAAGGTGGCCTCGCGCGTGGTACTCGATTTCAGCGGCAATTGA
- a CDS encoding TetR/AcrR family transcriptional regulator has protein sequence MMTVMQNSSKKASAQSRKEATHERIVEVATRAIRRSGYAGTGVADIMKEAGLTHGGFYAHFASRDALLAEAGDRAGAEAVALAARVAAAAPPGQALQAMLAAYLSPEHIAAIEVGCPVSALGSEMPRQAPEVRRAATIHIKEMIDLFARQMPNWGQPEAHAQAMATVCAMIGTTILARAVDEPALSDALCAATLAQFKASD, from the coding sequence ATGATGACCGTCATGCAGAACTCATCCAAAAAAGCGTCGGCGCAAAGCCGCAAGGAAGCCACCCACGAACGCATCGTCGAGGTGGCCACGCGCGCCATCCGCCGCAGCGGTTATGCGGGCACGGGCGTGGCCGACATCATGAAGGAAGCGGGCCTGACGCACGGCGGCTTTTACGCCCACTTCGCTTCGCGCGACGCGCTGCTGGCCGAAGCGGGCGACCGCGCGGGCGCCGAAGCGGTGGCGCTGGCGGCCAGGGTGGCCGCCGCCGCCCCGCCTGGCCAGGCGCTGCAGGCCATGCTGGCCGCGTATCTGTCGCCCGAACACATCGCCGCCATCGAGGTAGGCTGTCCCGTCTCGGCGCTGGGTTCGGAAATGCCGCGCCAGGCGCCCGAGGTGCGGCGCGCCGCCACCATCCACATCAAGGAAATGATCGACCTGTTCGCGCGCCAGATGCCGAACTGGGGCCAGCCCGAAGCGCACGCGCAAGCCATGGCGACGGTGTGCGCCATGATCGGCACCACCATCCTGGCGCGCGCCGTGGACGAACCGGCCCTGTCGGACGCGCTGTGCGCGGCCACGCTGGCGCAGTTTAAAGCATCAGACTAG
- a CDS encoding amidohydrolase family protein, with product MFEQASPLLAPLAPAPHKMLIKDATIISMDGKVGNVPRGDILIADGVIAAIGQNLQADGAEVIDAAQMIAIPGMVDTHRHSWEGQLRRINPNAATLEDYCNATHFSFAKYYRPRDIYVGNLLTALGCIDAGITTVIDNSHNSRTAAHSDAAVEALRDAGIRAVHASGAPVSGDWDKAHWPGNLARLQARYFTNPDSLVTLAMMAQLDPAQWAVARALGIPIVTEFFGGGMAAELESLHRQGLLGSDNIFNHCTCLPESGWGILREAGVRVNVCPRSDAHYGIEDGMNAWQAAHRHGIRPGLSVDNETSYSGDMFMEMRVAFYLQRVMGNCQGHRHAAAPTDAFRLLEAATIDGAAVAGLEQRIGSLRPGKQADLVLIRTGDINLYPVNNAIGTVVHAAERSNIDTVIIGGRVRKRGGVVLGVDQAQLRAVIDESCGHLFSAAGYQPDPFAESFAPIHQA from the coding sequence ATGTTTGAACAAGCCTCTCCATTGCTGGCTCCGCTGGCCCCGGCCCCGCACAAGATGCTGATCAAAGACGCCACCATCATCAGCATGGATGGCAAGGTCGGCAATGTACCCAGGGGCGATATCCTGATTGCCGACGGCGTCATCGCCGCCATCGGCCAGAACCTGCAAGCCGACGGCGCCGAAGTAATCGATGCCGCGCAGATGATCGCCATTCCGGGCATGGTCGATACCCACCGCCACTCCTGGGAAGGCCAACTGCGCCGCATCAACCCGAATGCGGCAACGCTCGAGGACTATTGCAACGCCACGCATTTCTCGTTTGCCAAATACTACCGGCCGCGCGACATTTACGTGGGCAATTTGCTCACGGCCCTGGGCTGCATCGATGCCGGCATCACGACCGTGATCGACAATTCCCACAACAGCCGCACGGCGGCGCATTCCGACGCGGCGGTCGAAGCGCTGCGCGATGCGGGCATCCGCGCCGTGCACGCCTCGGGGGCGCCCGTCTCGGGTGACTGGGACAAGGCGCATTGGCCGGGCAACCTGGCGCGCTTGCAGGCCAGGTATTTTACGAATCCCGACAGCCTGGTGACGCTGGCCATGATGGCGCAGCTGGACCCGGCGCAGTGGGCCGTCGCGCGGGCACTGGGCATTCCCATCGTGACCGAGTTTTTTGGCGGCGGCATGGCGGCCGAACTGGAAAGCTTGCACCGGCAGGGGCTGCTCGGCAGCGACAATATCTTCAATCACTGCACTTGTCTGCCGGAATCGGGCTGGGGCATCTTGCGCGAGGCGGGCGTGCGCGTCAACGTATGCCCGCGTTCGGATGCCCACTACGGCATCGAAGATGGCATGAACGCCTGGCAAGCGGCGCACCGGCACGGCATACGCCCCGGCCTCAGTGTCGACAACGAGACTTCGTATAGCGGCGACATGTTCATGGAAATGCGCGTGGCGTTCTACCTGCAGCGGGTAATGGGAAATTGCCAGGGGCATCGCCATGCGGCCGCGCCCACCGATGCCTTCCGCTTGCTGGAAGCCGCCACGATCGACGGCGCCGCAGTGGCGGGGCTGGAACAGCGCATCGGGAGTTTGAGGCCAGGAAAGCAGGCCGATCTGGTGCTGATACGCACCGGCGACATCAACCTTTACCCAGTCAATAACGCCATCGGTACCGTCGTGCATGCGGCTGAGCGCAGCAATATCGATACCGTCATCATTGGCGGGCGCGTGCGCAAACGGGGTGGCGTCGTGCTGGGCGTCGATCAGGCACAACTGCGCGCCGTGATCGACGAATCCTGTGGCCACCTGTTCAGTGCCGCCGGTTACCAGCCCGATCCGTTTGCCGAGTCGTTCGCGCCGATTCACCAGGCGTAG